DNA from Streptomyces sp. NBC_01476:
CGCGCACCCCGTTGATCCGGGCCAGCGCCGGATTCACGTACCGGTAGCGCAGCCCGGTGTCCAGCACGGCCACCCCGGCCTGCGTCCCGCTGAGCAGCGCCTCCCACACCCAGCCGGGTGGCGGGCCGGCCGGCGGAGGGTCGGCCGGCGCAGGGTCGATGCGCATCGGCGTCCCGCCTCCTCCCGCTGCCGCCCTTCCGTAGGTTCCACAGTGCGGGCAGCTCCGCGGATCGGCGATTCAGGAGGCGCGAGGGGGTGCAGCGGACCCCTTTGTACGGTTCATCCGGTTCATCCGGTTCATCCGGTTCATCCGGTGGTGATTTCCGGTGGAGCGGACCACCGGGGCGGCGGTACGGTGCCGGCCGCCGCCGTACGCCGTCCCGGGAGGAAGCGCGATGTCACGCAAGCCGGTCGAACCCTATGAGCACGGACTGCTCGATGTCGGCGACGGGAACCTCGTGTACTGGGAGGTCTGCGGAAATCCCGCGGGCAGGCCCGCGCTGGTCGTGCACGGCGGACCCGGGTCGGGGTGCTCACCCGGGCACCGGGAGCACTTCGACCCCGAGCGCTACCGCGTGGTCCTCTTCGACCAGCGCGGCTGCGGCCGCTCCCGCCCGCACGCGAGCGACCCGGCGGTCGGCCTCAGCACCAACACCACCGGCCATCTGATCGCCGACATGGAACGCCTCCGCGTCCACCTCGGCATCGACCGCTGGCTGCTCCTGGGCGGCTCATGGGGCTCGACGCTGATCCTCGCGTACGCCGAGCGGCACCCGGAGCGGGTGACGGAGATCGTGATCAACGGGGTGACCACCACCCGGCGGCACGAGCTGGACTGGCTCTACCGGGGGGTGGGCCGCTTCTTCCCTGAGCAGTGGGAGACCTTCAAGGCGGCGGCGGGACCGGTCGCCGACCCGGCCGACCCGGTCGCCGGGGGCCTGGTCGCGGCCTACGCGCGCCTCGCCGGCGATCCCGACCCTGCCGTACGGCAGCGGGCCACCGCCGCCTGGTGCGCCTGGGAGGACGCGGTGCTCTCCCTCGAACCGAGCGGTTCCCCGCACCCGTACGGCGAGCGCCCCTCCGCCGCCCGGCTCGCCTTCGTGCGGATCTGCACCCACTACTTCGCCCACGCGGCTTGGCTGGAGGAAGGCGCGCTGATCAGCGGCGCGGACCGGCTGGCCGGCATCCCCGGCACGCTTCTGCACGGCCGCCACGACCTGGGCGGCCCGCCGGACACCGCCTGGCAGCTCGCCCGGGCCTGGCCGGACGCCCGGCTGGAGATCGTGCCGGACTCCGGCCACAAGGGCAGCGCGTCGATGAGCCGGCTGGTACGGGAGGCGCTGGATCAGTACGCGGCGGGCAGCTGAGAGCGCGGCGCCCGCTGCCTGGCCGGCGAGGCCGCGCCGAGCGCGCGGTGTGCCTGCACGCGGGGCGTCTCCGGCGGCACCACGACCAGGTCGCAGCGGCCGACACCAGGGCACACCAGGCAGATCGCCTCCCGTTGCCCGGCGTGGCAGGACCGCTTCACCCGCAGGGTGTGACCGCCGAGCACCAGCGCCGGGGGGCCGTCCTGCCAGGCGGCGGCGTCAACAGTGATGTGGGTGATCCGTCCCCAGCGGACGCCCAGCGCCGCGAGCAGCGGCAGCAGCTCCTTCGCCAGATCGTCGCTCCGCGGCCACCAGGCCCCGTCGATCCGTACCGGACCCCGGTCCGGCGGTACGAGCGAGAGCCGTACCGGCGGCCCGTCCCACGCGGGCAGTCCGAAGGCGGGTCCTGCCGGGCCCGGGACCGACGCGGCCGGCGCCGGTGCGGACACCGGTGCCGGCCGGCCTGGACGGGAGAGCGCCGGGCGGTCGGAGGTTCTCATGGGGTGGGCCCGTCTCCGGACGAGTCGTCCGGGGTCTGTGTGGGGGGCGGCGGTTTTCTGCGGCCACGCGGGGTCACGTCCCTGCTCACGTCCGCGGTCCCGGCTCCGGCCCCTTCCCTGGGCCCGTCCCTGGTCACGTCCCTCCCGGCCGTCGGACGGTTGTTGCCGCCCACCAGCCGGAGCTGGAAAGGACCGGACGCCTCGGGCAGGTGGACGGTGTCGACGGTCAGCACCAGCCGGGTGCCGCCGCTCTCGTCACCGGCCGGATAGCTGCGCTGCTCGGCCGCGGCGAACCGCAGCCGCAGCGCCTCCGCCACTTTCCGGGCGACGCCAGGGGAGGCGGCGACGATGTGGACTTCGGCGTGCCCGGGACCGGGCAGCGGGTGCCCTGTTTCCCGGTCGTCGTCCGCCGCTCCGGTGGTGTCACCGCTCGGCGAGGCCGCGTCGTCGCGGCCGGCCGGCCCGGGGGTGGTGGGGCGGTCCGGGCCGGAGGGGGTCATCTGCTGCCTCCCGCCGGCGGAAACCGGTGGCTCCGGTGGCCCCGGCGGCCGGCACCCGCGGTGGGTGTCCACCGGTTGCCGTTGAGCAGGTCGATGAGTGAGACGCTCATGGCGATCATCGCGAGGATCACCGCGACGGTGATGAAGTTCTGCATGGCTCCGGTCCCTTCAGTCGCGGCGGCGTCAGGCCGCCAGGTCCGCGTTCTGCCCGTCCGTCCCGGCCATCAGAGCGGCCGCATTACGGAGGTTGTGCGGAGCGGATGCCTCGGCCATCAGCCGTGCCGCCGTCTCCTCGGAGGTCTGCGGCGGGA
Protein-coding regions in this window:
- the pip gene encoding prolyl aminopeptidase gives rise to the protein MSRKPVEPYEHGLLDVGDGNLVYWEVCGNPAGRPALVVHGGPGSGCSPGHREHFDPERYRVVLFDQRGCGRSRPHASDPAVGLSTNTTGHLIADMERLRVHLGIDRWLLLGGSWGSTLILAYAERHPERVTEIVINGVTTTRRHELDWLYRGVGRFFPEQWETFKAAAGPVADPADPVAGGLVAAYARLAGDPDPAVRQRATAAWCAWEDAVLSLEPSGSPHPYGERPSAARLAFVRICTHYFAHAAWLEEGALISGADRLAGIPGTLLHGRHDLGGPPDTAWQLARAWPDARLEIVPDSGHKGSASMSRLVREALDQYAAGS
- a CDS encoding DUF5994 family protein; amino-acid sequence: MRTSDRPALSRPGRPAPVSAPAPAASVPGPAGPAFGLPAWDGPPVRLSLVPPDRGPVRIDGAWWPRSDDLAKELLPLLAALGVRWGRITHITVDAAAWQDGPPALVLGGHTLRVKRSCHAGQREAICLVCPGVGRCDLVVVPPETPRVQAHRALGAASPARQRAPRSQLPAAY